Proteins from a genomic interval of Oncorhynchus clarkii lewisi isolate Uvic-CL-2024 chromosome 15, UVic_Ocla_1.0, whole genome shotgun sequence:
- the LOC139366703 gene encoding uncharacterized protein: MASPRRLVRNRRNISWYKQHSDFWSWYKYFTDNGNTEAVQELDKVYLAYLQNKNRAEGRRSYKAYLGHLGDIYKACANSEDPNCVASATNRPKPEPKTPPKPVPAPVKACDPYRDPYCLYAALARAKSQPPPSPAPVKAPAPLYARSPVAIKDPHSGYYYYSPAVQSFLSKEQKSELLRICSAEDVECLQFHLRAAFGHKPSAGPLPSYAHLGCDPKDPACKPQLVQKGPSGLFLRYPNCDPRDPRCAYAASLQAPRAPAPYAPAGPGSCNPLFEDGCNPLTATKFATAPEKFKEEHKDDPAAMRAAAPAPEQSSDPFTMYRDAYANANRQANAPSAPASDPYAMYRQVIANAQANDPNGMYKQANANANTNDPFAMFREAATSMHRRTHPSPQGQAPVPPPRYEEAPQEDRHPLGPRGKTKEGYECYIGYDQECYPITRTEPRSGAHRNTAYPAEPYEPHLNADGSRNGVLEPSDPDCDPEYDTNCRLRRYQTQEELLPYANAQAEHHGGPKAEPSQDHSYNQGEPERDSEAESEPYQSGQEETYGTYPPPSQGLSYGSYPSPQRGMPSFQDMLRGYGDQYPEQDDHRAYAADYSKK, encoded by the exons ATGGCATCACCAAGGAGGCTTGTCCGTAACCGTAGAAACATCAGCTGGTACAAGCAACACTCAGACTTCTGGAGCTGGTACAAATACTTCACGGACAATGGAAACACGGAGGCA GTCCAGGAGCTGGACAAGGTCTACCTGGCCTACCTCCAGAATAAGAACCGAGCTGAGGGCCGTCGCTCCTACAAGGCCTACCTGGGTCACCTAGGGGACATCTACAAGGCCTGCGCCAACTCAGAGGACCCAAACTGTGTGGCCTCTGCAACCAACCGGCCCAAACCTGAACCCAAGACCCCTCCCAAGCCCGTCCCCGCCCCTGTCAAGGCCTGTGACCCCTACAG GGACCCGTATTGTCTCTATGCCGCTCTGGCACGAGCCAAGAGCCAGCCCCCACCTTCCCCCGCCCCGGTCAAGGCCCCAGCCCCCCTGTATGCACGCTCCCCTGTGGCCATTAAAGACCCTCACTCtgggtactactactactccccTGCCGTGCAGTCCTTCCTCTCCAAG GAGCAGAAGTCGGAGCTGCTGCGTATCTGTTCAGCGGAGGACGTGGAGTGTCTTCAGTTCCACCTGAGAGCTGCTTTCGGCCACAAACCCTCCGCTGGGCCCCTGCCCTCCTACGCCCACCTGGGCTGTGACCCGAAAGACCCCGCTTGTAAACCCCAGCTGGTCCAGAAAGGCCCCTCCGGCCTCTTCCTCCGTTACCCCAACTGTGACCCCAGAGACCCTCGCTGCGCCTACGCTGCATCACTACAG GCACCCCGTGCCCCCGCCCCCTACGCCCCGGCGGGTCCTGGTTCCTGCAACCCTCTGTTTGAGGACGGCTGTAACCCTCTCACCGCCACAAAGTTTGCCACGGCACCGGAGAAGTTCAAGGAGGAACACAAAGACGATCCTGCCGCAATGCGCGCCGCGGCCCCAGCCCCTGAGCAAAGCAGTGACCCATTCACTATGTACAGGGATGCTTATGCTAATGCTAACCGCCAAGCCAATGCTCCCAGCGCTCCAGCTAGCGACCCATATGCCATGTACCGCCAAGTTATTGCTAACGCTCAAGCTAACGACCCAAACGGCATGTACAAACaagctaatgctaacgctaatacTAACGATCCCTTTGCAATGTTTCGTGAAGCCGCAACCTCCATGCACAGACGtacccacccctccccccagGGGCAGGCCCCTGTTCCACCTCCCCGCTATGAGGAAGCCCCCCAGGAGGATCGCCACCCGTTGGGCCCCCGAGGAAAGACCAAGGAGGGCTACGAATGCTACATTGGCTATGACCAGGAGTGCTACCCAATAACCCGCACAGAGCCGCGTTCCGGTGCCCACCGTAACACCGCCTACCCCGCCGAGCCCTACGAGCCACATCTCAACGCTGATGGATCACGGAACGGAGTCCTGGAGCCTTCCGACCCCGACTGTGACCCAGAGTATGACACCAACTGCCGCCTGCGCCGTTACCAAACCCAGGAGGAGCTGCTGCCATACGCCAACGCCCAGGCTGAACACCATGGGGGGCCAAAGGCAGAGCCCAGCCAGGACCACAGTTACAACcagggagagccagagagagacagcgaggcaGAGTCAGAGCCATACCAGAGTGGCCAGGAGGAGACCTACGGGACTTATCCCCCTCCCTCGCAGGGGCTGTCGTACGGGTCCTACCCCTCACCCCAGCGGGGAATGCCCAGCTTCCAAGACATGCTGAGAGGATACGGAGACCAGTACCCTGAACAGGACGACCACAGAGCATACGCTGCTGACTACAGCAAAAaataa